Proteins from a genomic interval of Chroococcidiopsis thermalis PCC 7203:
- a CDS encoding protein glxC, with amino-acid sequence MEKVTFDLAQTPLRAVNHYLHHNLTQTGGQAIEILNPDGAHNIAVGLNAPVEVKILGHAGYYAASMNQLANVTIAGNVGTGVAENMMSGRVHVKGFASVSAGASAHGGLLIIDGDASLRCGISLKGADIVVGGSVGSFAAFMAQAGRIVVCGNAGEALGDSLYEAVIYVRGSIKSLGADAQLEPMSEADYATVAELLAKAGFSHNPQDFKRVASAKQLYHWNEERE; translated from the coding sequence ATGGAAAAGGTGACATTCGACCTCGCCCAAACCCCACTACGCGCAGTCAATCACTACCTGCATCACAACCTGACTCAAACTGGGGGACAAGCGATCGAGATCCTCAACCCTGATGGAGCGCATAATATTGCCGTGGGACTGAATGCTCCGGTTGAGGTAAAAATCCTCGGTCATGCAGGCTACTATGCGGCAAGCATGAACCAGCTAGCAAACGTGACGATCGCCGGGAATGTAGGAACGGGTGTTGCCGAAAACATGATGTCCGGTCGGGTGCATGTCAAAGGCTTTGCCTCGGTTTCTGCTGGAGCCTCCGCCCACGGGGGGTTATTAATTATTGATGGTGATGCCAGCCTGCGTTGCGGCATTTCGCTCAAAGGAGCAGATATTGTTGTCGGTGGCAGTGTGGGCAGCTTTGCCGCATTCATGGCACAAGCTGGACGGATTGTAGTCTGTGGAAATGCAGGGGAAGCACTGGGAGATTCGCTTTACGAAGCCGTAATTTACGTCCGAGGTAGCATTAAATCGCTCGGTGCTGATGCTCAACTCGAACCCATGTCTGAAGCTGATTATGCAACCGTAGCCGAGCTATTAGCAAAAGCAGGTTTTTCCCACAATCCCCAAGATTTCAAACGGGTTGCTTCCGCCAAGCAACTCTATCACTGGAATGAAGAAAGGGAGTAG
- a CDS encoding fasciclin domain-containing protein, producing MSDLLETAANAGNFKTLVKAIDALELRETLRSPGIFTIFAPTDEAFAKLPEGTLDLLLQDLPKLKKIVTYHVAFGDVRSDDLGQIDEVETVEGSVLAIESANGTIKVNNASILKTDIVTDNGTIHAIDTVLMPAIVAGH from the coding sequence ATGAGCGATCTTTTAGAAACTGCTGCCAACGCGGGAAACTTCAAAACTTTAGTAAAAGCTATTGATGCTCTCGAACTGAGAGAAACTCTTAGGAGTCCCGGCATTTTTACAATTTTTGCTCCAACCGACGAAGCCTTCGCCAAACTGCCAGAGGGAACTTTAGATTTGCTGCTGCAAGATCTGCCTAAACTGAAAAAAATCGTGACTTATCATGTTGCTTTTGGCGACGTGAGATCTGATGATTTGGGACAAATTGACGAAGTAGAGACAGTTGAAGGCTCAGTTTTAGCAATTGAGTCAGCTAACGGTACAATTAAAGTCAATAATGCCAGCATCCTCAAAACTGATATCGTGACTGACAACGGCACGATTCACGCTATTGATACCGTGTTGATGCCTGCAATCGTGGCTGGACATTAA
- the glnT gene encoding type III glutamate--ammonia ligase: MNLAAAKTFLESHQVKFVLAQFVDIHGVAKTKAVPVAHFEDILHPGAGFAGFAVWGLGMEPHSPDYMAVGDLSTLSLVSWMPGFARIACVGHVKGKPYPYDARYILMQQIERLQQRGWTLNTGVEPEFALLRKDERGQIYPFDATDTLEKPCYDFRGLSRSAIFLEKLVTHLQAAGFDIYQIDHEDANGQFEINYTYTDCLTTADRYIFFKMAASEIAKELGLICSFMPKPFANRTGTGMHIHMSISDGSSNLFADDNDSRHLGLSKLAYHFLGGLLAHAEALTAICAPTINSYKRLVVGRSLSGATWAPAYITYGDNNRSSMVRIPSGRLELRLADGSCNPYLATAAAIAAGLDGIDKEIDPGEPYNLNLYDLSEVDLKDKGIRTLPQSLHEAIAALESDEVIKGALGVLANEFINLKRMEWVEYMRHVSQWEVERYLEFF, from the coding sequence ATGAATTTAGCAGCAGCCAAAACATTTCTCGAATCGCATCAAGTCAAGTTCGTGCTGGCGCAATTTGTCGATATTCATGGAGTTGCGAAAACCAAAGCCGTACCCGTGGCTCACTTTGAAGATATTTTGCATCCAGGAGCCGGATTCGCCGGATTTGCGGTGTGGGGATTGGGTATGGAGCCGCACAGTCCAGATTACATGGCAGTTGGCGATCTCTCAACTCTATCGCTCGTTTCCTGGATGCCTGGATTTGCGCGAATTGCTTGTGTCGGTCACGTTAAAGGCAAACCTTACCCTTACGATGCTCGCTATATCTTGATGCAGCAGATCGAGCGATTGCAGCAGCGAGGCTGGACGCTTAATACCGGAGTCGAGCCAGAATTTGCCTTACTTCGTAAAGACGAACGGGGGCAGATTTACCCGTTTGATGCTACCGATACCTTGGAGAAACCCTGCTATGACTTTCGCGGATTGTCGCGCAGTGCGATTTTTCTGGAAAAACTCGTCACTCACCTGCAAGCAGCTGGCTTTGACATTTATCAAATCGACCACGAAGATGCTAACGGACAGTTTGAGATTAACTATACCTACACCGACTGCCTCACGACTGCCGATCGCTACATCTTTTTCAAAATGGCAGCGTCAGAAATTGCTAAAGAACTGGGACTAATTTGCTCGTTCATGCCGAAACCGTTTGCCAACCGCACGGGTACGGGAATGCACATTCATATGTCCATAAGCGATGGCAGCTCGAATCTATTTGCTGACGACAACGACTCGCGGCATTTAGGACTCTCGAAACTGGCGTATCATTTTCTGGGTGGCTTACTCGCTCATGCCGAAGCACTCACTGCTATCTGCGCCCCAACGATTAATTCCTATAAGCGGCTCGTCGTGGGGCGATCGCTCAGCGGTGCAACTTGGGCTCCAGCTTACATCACCTACGGCGACAACAATCGTTCCAGCATGGTACGGATTCCCAGCGGACGCTTAGAACTGCGGCTTGCCGATGGCTCCTGCAATCCTTATCTTGCCACTGCTGCCGCGATCGCTGCTGGATTAGATGGCATTGATAAAGAAATCGATCCTGGCGAACCCTATAACTTGAATTTGTACGATTTATCGGAGGTAGACCTTAAAGACAAGGGTATTCGCACTTTACCCCAGAGCTTGCACGAAGCGATCGCCGCTCTGGAATCAGATGAAGTCATCAAAGGTGCGTTGGGCGTGTTGGCAAATGAATTTATTAACTTGAAACGAATGGAATGGGTGGAATATATGCGTCATGTTTCGCAGTGGGAAGTGGAACGATACTTGGAGTTTTTCTAA
- a CDS encoding class II glutamine amidotransferase, with translation MCGIVGLLIKKPEWRESLGELMVPMLIGMSDRGPDSAGLAVFTATLPEPHRKYSLYSKDKFDWDLRRSFQAVFGTTPEIEIDGNRAVLTSDREPDRVKQWLKAKHPNLHLLSTGRTIDLYKDTGKPAMVAERYNFSTLKGSHAIAHTRMATESAVTPDRAHPFTAGEDFCLVHNGSLSNPYSIRRRLEPLGIHFETDNDTEAACRFLEWRMREGDDLETAIKQGFVELDGFYTFLMGTADKLALVRDAFACKPAVVAETDDYVAIASEFRSLAHLPDVKNAHLYEPAPEELYVWTV, from the coding sequence GTGTGTGGAATTGTCGGACTACTAATTAAAAAACCAGAATGGCGAGAATCGCTTGGCGAACTCATGGTTCCCATGCTGATTGGCATGAGCGATCGCGGACCCGACTCTGCTGGACTTGCTGTATTTACTGCTACGCTGCCAGAGCCGCATCGCAAATACAGCCTCTATTCAAAAGACAAATTCGATTGGGATTTGAGGCGATCGTTTCAAGCTGTTTTCGGGACTACACCTGAGATTGAGATCGATGGCAATCGGGCAGTGCTAACTTCGGATCGAGAACCGGATCGCGTCAAGCAATGGCTGAAAGCAAAACATCCAAACCTGCACCTGTTGTCAACAGGTCGGACGATCGATCTCTACAAAGACACGGGGAAACCTGCTATGGTAGCCGAGCGCTACAATTTCTCAACGCTGAAAGGCTCTCACGCGATCGCCCATACCCGCATGGCAACAGAATCAGCAGTGACTCCCGATCGCGCACACCCGTTTACGGCGGGAGAAGATTTTTGCCTAGTGCATAACGGTTCTCTTTCCAATCCTTACTCGATTCGTCGTCGTTTAGAACCGCTTGGGATTCACTTTGAAACCGACAACGACACGGAAGCAGCTTGTCGCTTTTTGGAATGGCGGATGCGGGAAGGGGACGATTTAGAAACCGCAATTAAACAAGGCTTTGTCGAGTTAGACGGCTTTTATACATTTCTGATGGGAACGGCAGACAAACTCGCTCTGGTGCGGGATGCCTTTGCCTGTAAACCTGCGGTGGTTGCTGAAACTGATGACTATGTGGCGATCGCCTCGGAATTTCGCTCTCTAGCACACCTACCCGATGTTAAAAACGCCCATCTCTACGAACCCGCACCGGAAGAGTTATACGTATGGACGGTGTAA
- a CDS encoding sarcosine oxidase subunit delta: MKMMTCPINGTRPISEFICGGEVRSMPDPQTVDDATWAEYVFNRTSVPGIKQEWWCHTPSNTWFIAERNTLTDEVLRTYLYLFIR, translated from the coding sequence ATGAAAATGATGACCTGTCCGATTAACGGGACAAGACCGATTTCTGAGTTTATCTGTGGCGGGGAAGTTCGCTCCATGCCCGATCCGCAAACAGTTGACGATGCAACGTGGGCGGAGTACGTCTTTAATCGCACTAGCGTACCTGGAATTAAACAGGAATGGTGGTGTCATACGCCAAGTAATACCTGGTTTATTGCAGAGCGCAATACGCTGACTGATGAGGTCTTGCGTACCTACTTATATTTATTTATTCGGTGA
- a CDS encoding ABC transporter substrate-binding protein, giving the protein MFRKVWLFLILFVVGTIAFTGCMTARQLEPGVVTITLSGWSNLNEKQLLQKVLRDFEAKHPRIKVKYDAIADEYMDVMKTRLIGETAADVFYLEAFAAPEIMRPGVLEPLNSYISKKFNLADFYPQFLQAFQKKQIIYGLPKDYSTLALFYNKKAFQSVGLSQPPQTWEQLRKYAKKLTVDRDRDGRVDRYGFALVPELARQVFIIEAFGGKLIDSNGEVAFAEPESLKGLQLLVDLYRLDKSAAQPSDVGTSSAGEMFGQERVAMAIDGSWLIPYLKETFPQLEYATAEVPTINQKKGTMAYTVAYVMNRKSKHKAAAWELISYLTGQEGMQAWTSQGSVFPTRRSVTDTLQADRNPLYSPFIAGAEYATIWQLNEDLPIILNNFNNQFVSAIIGQQSLVSAMTKAQKTANKEIALSK; this is encoded by the coding sequence GTGTTTAGAAAAGTTTGGTTATTTCTGATTCTCTTCGTGGTTGGGACGATCGCTTTTACAGGTTGCATGACTGCTAGACAGCTAGAACCTGGAGTTGTCACCATCACTCTGAGCGGTTGGAGCAATCTCAACGAAAAACAACTGCTGCAAAAGGTTTTGAGAGATTTTGAAGCCAAGCATCCACGCATCAAGGTGAAATATGATGCGATCGCTGATGAATATATGGATGTGATGAAAACTAGGCTGATTGGCGAAACAGCCGCAGATGTCTTCTATTTAGAAGCTTTTGCTGCTCCAGAAATTATGCGTCCAGGGGTATTAGAACCGCTAAATAGTTATATTTCTAAAAAGTTCAACTTAGCAGATTTTTATCCTCAATTTCTTCAGGCATTTCAAAAAAAGCAAATAATTTACGGTTTACCTAAAGATTATTCTACCCTTGCCCTATTTTATAACAAAAAAGCTTTTCAGTCTGTTGGTCTATCTCAGCCGCCTCAAACTTGGGAGCAATTGCGAAAATATGCCAAGAAATTAACAGTCGATCGCGATCGCGATGGGAGAGTCGATCGATATGGTTTTGCTTTAGTTCCAGAACTTGCTCGCCAAGTTTTTATTATCGAAGCTTTTGGGGGAAAGTTGATCGACTCGAATGGAGAAGTTGCATTTGCCGAGCCAGAGAGTTTAAAAGGTCTACAATTACTAGTAGATTTATATCGCTTAGATAAATCAGCAGCTCAACCTTCTGATGTTGGCACGAGTTCGGCAGGTGAAATGTTCGGTCAAGAAAGAGTCGCAATGGCGATCGATGGTTCTTGGTTAATTCCCTATTTAAAAGAAACTTTTCCTCAGCTTGAGTATGCTACTGCTGAAGTCCCAACTATTAATCAGAAAAAAGGCACAATGGCTTATACAGTTGCCTATGTGATGAATCGAAAATCGAAACATAAAGCAGCAGCCTGGGAATTAATCTCTTACTTAACCGGACAAGAAGGAATGCAAGCCTGGACGAGCCAAGGTTCTGTATTTCCTACCCGTAGATCTGTAACTGATACCCTACAAGCCGATCGCAATCCTCTTTATTCACCTTTTATTGCTGGAGCTGAATATGCTACTATTTGGCAACTAAATGAAGACTTACCAATTATTCTCAATAATTTTAACAATCAATTTGTCAGTGCTATAATCGGTCAGCAAAGTTTAGTTTCGGCAATGACAAAAGCGCAGAAAACTGCCAATAAAGAAATAGCTTTATCGAAGTAG
- a CDS encoding FAD-dependent oxidoreductase produces MPLNLLKFALAKQHPEPAMFRHRDRLKPNYDAVIIGAGGHGLAAAYYLARDYGMTDIAVLEKGYLGGGNTGRNTTIIRSNYLTPEGVKFYDESLRLWQDLAQDFDLNLFYSTRGHFTLAHTDSAIRTMRWRAEVNKHFGIESELVEPDEIKKACPHMDLTCGGKAPVMGALYHAPGSIARHDAVAWGYGRGADRRGVEIHQQTEVLGIQVESGKVTGVQTTRGNISTPRVLCAVAGFTPRLLQMVGLRSPIYVHPLQAMVSEPMKPWLDPIVVSGSLHVYVSQTARGELVMGASLDPYELHSTRSTLDFVEGLAAHMLELFPFLSHVKVVRQWAGMADMTPDFAPIMGKTAIAGFYLDAGWGTWGFKATPVCGKTMAYTVASDRTHELITKFSLDRFKNYALVGEKGAASVGH; encoded by the coding sequence ATGCCTCTGAATCTGCTGAAATTTGCGCTGGCGAAGCAGCATCCAGAACCCGCAATGTTCCGCCATCGCGATCGCCTCAAACCAAATTACGATGCTGTCATCATTGGTGCAGGCGGACACGGACTGGCAGCCGCTTATTATCTGGCGCGAGATTATGGCATGACCGATATAGCTGTTCTCGAAAAAGGTTATCTTGGCGGCGGAAATACGGGACGCAACACGACGATTATTCGCTCCAACTATCTCACCCCAGAAGGCGTAAAGTTTTACGATGAATCGCTGCGACTCTGGCAAGACTTAGCGCAAGATTTTGACCTGAATTTGTTTTATTCCACGCGGGGACATTTCACGCTCGCTCATACTGACTCTGCAATCCGAACGATGCGCTGGCGGGCGGAGGTTAACAAGCATTTCGGCATTGAGAGCGAATTAGTCGAGCCGGATGAAATTAAAAAAGCTTGCCCGCACATGGATTTGACGTGTGGTGGCAAGGCTCCAGTCATGGGCGCACTCTATCACGCACCCGGGAGCATTGCCCGTCACGATGCGGTAGCGTGGGGTTACGGTCGTGGTGCAGATCGGCGGGGAGTCGAAATTCACCAGCAAACAGAAGTTTTGGGTATTCAAGTTGAATCGGGCAAAGTGACAGGAGTACAAACAACTCGCGGCAACATTTCGACACCGCGAGTCTTGTGTGCGGTTGCCGGATTTACACCACGCCTGTTGCAAATGGTAGGACTGCGATCGCCCATTTACGTCCATCCATTACAAGCAATGGTCAGCGAACCAATGAAACCCTGGCTCGATCCGATCGTTGTTTCGGGTAGCTTGCACGTCTACGTCAGTCAAACCGCACGGGGAGAGTTAGTCATGGGAGCCTCACTCGATCCTTATGAATTACATTCCACGCGATCGACCTTGGATTTTGTAGAGGGATTAGCAGCGCATATGCTGGAACTCTTTCCGTTTCTCTCTCACGTTAAAGTTGTGCGGCAATGGGCAGGGATGGCAGATATGACACCTGACTTTGCGCCAATTATGGGTAAAACCGCGATCGCGGGATTTTATCTCGATGCTGGTTGGGGGACTTGGGGCTTTAAGGCAACTCCGGTGTGTGGCAAAACGATGGCGTATACCGTGGCGAGCGATCGCACTCACGAATTAATTACAAAATTCTCTCTCGATCGATTTAAAAATTATGCGTTGGTGGGTGAAAAGGGTGCAGCATCAGTGGGGCATTAA
- a CDS encoding FMN-binding glutamate synthase family protein: MNLPSQSHQSISREESWGYDRRILNYIQNAAAHGLYEIRGLGAKRRLPHFDDLVFLGASMSRYPLEGYREKCTTKTILGTRYAKKPIQLEIPIAIAGMSFGSLSANVKEALGRAATAVGTSTTTGDGGMTTEERLSSKTLIYQCLPSRYGFNPDDVRKADAIEIVVGQGAKPGGGGMLLGQKINPRVAQMRTLPEGVDQRSACRHPDWTGPDDLTIKIQQLRELTDWEKPIFVKVGASRTFNDVKLAVHAGADVVVVDGMQGGTAATQTVFIEHVGIPTLAAVRQAVDALEDMNMKGEVQLIVSGGIRTGADVAKAIAMGADAVSIGQAILMALGCNSETYVQKGTHHSAIEDYTAIGTAPGYCHHCHTGKCPVGVTTQDEILEKRLEPEVGARRVKNYLQTLNMELTTIARACGKQNVHHLEREDLVALTIEAAAMARLPLAGTDWIPGVQPM, translated from the coding sequence ATGAATCTGCCGTCTCAATCGCATCAATCTATCTCTCGCGAAGAATCCTGGGGTTACGATCGCCGTATTCTCAACTACATTCAAAACGCAGCGGCACACGGTCTTTACGAAATTCGCGGTTTGGGCGCAAAACGTCGGTTGCCGCATTTTGACGATCTGGTGTTTCTGGGTGCGTCCATGTCCCGTTATCCGTTGGAAGGCTATCGGGAAAAATGCACTACCAAGACAATTCTCGGCACTCGCTACGCCAAGAAACCGATTCAATTGGAGATTCCGATCGCGATCGCGGGAATGAGTTTTGGTTCGCTATCGGCTAATGTCAAGGAAGCCCTGGGACGTGCGGCAACCGCAGTCGGGACTTCTACCACAACTGGGGATGGTGGCATGACAACGGAGGAACGGCTGTCTTCAAAAACCTTAATTTATCAATGTCTGCCTTCTCGCTACGGCTTCAACCCTGACGACGTGCGCAAAGCAGATGCGATCGAAATTGTGGTAGGTCAAGGGGCAAAACCAGGTGGTGGCGGGATGTTACTCGGACAGAAGATTAATCCCCGTGTTGCCCAGATGCGGACTTTACCAGAGGGTGTGGATCAGCGCTCTGCCTGTCGTCATCCCGATTGGACGGGTCCCGACGATTTAACTATCAAAATTCAGCAATTACGCGAATTGACCGATTGGGAAAAACCGATTTTTGTCAAAGTGGGTGCATCACGAACTTTTAACGATGTCAAGCTGGCAGTTCATGCCGGAGCGGATGTCGTGGTCGTCGATGGGATGCAAGGGGGGACTGCGGCGACGCAAACCGTGTTTATCGAACACGTTGGTATTCCCACCCTGGCAGCAGTGCGGCAGGCGGTGGATGCCCTGGAAGACATGAATATGAAAGGTGAGGTACAACTAATTGTTTCAGGTGGCATTCGCACGGGAGCCGATGTTGCTAAAGCGATCGCGATGGGTGCAGATGCGGTTTCGATCGGTCAAGCAATTCTGATGGCGTTGGGCTGCAACAGTGAAACTTACGTGCAAAAGGGGACGCATCATTCGGCAATAGAAGACTATACGGCGATCGGCACAGCACCAGGTTACTGCCACCACTGCCACACCGGAAAGTGTCCTGTGGGAGTGACAACCCAAGACGAAATTTTGGAGAAACGCTTGGAACCAGAAGTTGGCGCTCGGCGAGTCAAAAACTATCTGCAAACTCTGAATATGGAACTAACCACGATCGCCCGTGCTTGCGGGAAGCAAAACGTGCATCACTTAGAACGGGAGGATCTCGTCGCGTTGACGATCGAGGCTGCTGCGATGGCACGTCTTCCCCTGGCAGGGACAGACTGGATTCCTGGCGTTCAACCTATGTAA
- a CDS encoding 2Fe-2S iron-sulfur cluster-binding protein yields the protein MSNRLPPISGEWIDRSQRIDFTFEGNRFWGYAGDTIASALWAAGQRVLGRSFKYHRPRGILSLASHDVNTLMQNGQQLNVRADVTPLEAGMSLYAVNTHGGVMGDRHSILDFFSPLLPVGFYYKAFHNKRLFPFWERTIRNLSGLGKVDFSTPHIRTAKQYDFCDVLVIGAGVAGLSAALAAADAGANVVIVDENARAGGSGERLTQTQELVEAVKNCDRIRLYTETVAAAYYADRWIPLVDRERLTKLRAKAVIMANGAYEQPAVFRNNDLPGVMLASAAQRLIYRYAVKPMHRAVVLTANSHGYEAALDLAKHGVEVKAIADLRSTYTTNSITQALQALGIPIFTSHCIYEAKTNPASDGVSGAVICPLDANGKPQTEFKQAIACDGMIMSVGWAGAANLLSQAGTKMRFDNGLQQFVPDRLPTGVFACGRVNGVYEFDRKLLDGRRAGLEAAAFLGLTEPVEIAAASGSESPSHSWAIVEHPAGKNFVDFDEDLQLKDFPNAIQEGFDNIELLKRFTTVGMGPSQGKHSNMNALRILARITGKSPAEVGTTTARPFFHPVPLSHLAGRGFTPERYTPLHSRHAALGAEFVLAGVWRRPEFYTQPGKSREDCIRAEVKAVRTRVGAIDVGTLGKLELRGADAAEFLERVYTGRYSNLKLGMSRYALMLDETGIIIDDGVIARLGAEHFYFTTTTSGAATIYRELSRLNTMWGLDCGLVNLTGARSAMNLAGVYARDVLAQLTDCDLSSAAFPYLAVREALVAGIEAILIRVGFVGEWGYEIHVAAESAPAVWDALFAAGKAYGIAPFGVEAQRLLRLEKGHLIVGQDTDGLTTPREANLGWAVKLDKPFFIGQRSLQAIAKRPIAQKIVGFTLDPNQGTAPQECHLVIDRGEIAGRVTSIAFSPTLQQYIGLAYVKPELGAIGDRISIRLSDGALVKATVSPTPFYDPENQRQQETAQRQEAIA from the coding sequence ATGAGCAATCGCCTACCTCCCATCTCCGGTGAATGGATCGATCGCAGCCAGCGAATTGATTTCACCTTTGAAGGAAATCGCTTTTGGGGTTATGCCGGAGACACGATCGCCAGTGCGTTATGGGCTGCTGGACAACGAGTACTGGGACGCAGTTTCAAATACCACCGTCCGCGCGGAATTTTGAGTTTGGCGAGTCACGATGTTAATACTTTGATGCAAAATGGGCAACAGCTCAACGTCCGAGCCGATGTCACGCCATTAGAGGCGGGAATGTCCCTGTATGCGGTGAATACGCATGGTGGAGTGATGGGCGATCGCCACAGCATTTTAGATTTTTTCTCGCCTCTGCTCCCAGTCGGGTTTTACTACAAAGCCTTTCACAATAAACGACTGTTTCCCTTCTGGGAACGCACGATTCGCAATCTAAGCGGATTGGGCAAAGTCGATTTCTCTACACCGCATATTCGCACGGCAAAGCAGTATGATTTTTGCGACGTGCTAGTCATTGGCGCAGGTGTGGCGGGATTGTCAGCAGCATTAGCCGCAGCCGATGCAGGGGCAAATGTAGTGATTGTGGATGAGAATGCCAGGGCAGGCGGTTCTGGCGAACGATTGACGCAGACGCAAGAACTCGTGGAAGCAGTTAAAAATTGCGATCGCATCCGTCTTTACACCGAAACTGTAGCTGCTGCGTATTATGCCGATCGCTGGATTCCCTTAGTGGATCGAGAACGTCTGACTAAATTGCGGGCAAAAGCGGTCATCATGGCAAATGGGGCATACGAACAGCCTGCCGTGTTTCGCAATAACGACTTACCAGGAGTGATGTTAGCTTCGGCAGCGCAACGGTTGATTTATCGCTATGCTGTCAAACCGATGCATCGAGCTGTAGTATTGACAGCAAACAGTCATGGTTATGAGGCTGCTTTAGATTTAGCAAAGCATGGCGTTGAGGTGAAGGCGATCGCGGATTTACGATCGACCTACACAACTAACTCAATTACTCAAGCCTTACAAGCGCTTGGTATTCCCATTTTTACCAGCCATTGTATTTACGAAGCCAAGACGAATCCGGCAAGTGACGGCGTTTCGGGTGCGGTAATTTGTCCGCTTGATGCCAACGGCAAACCGCAGACAGAATTCAAACAAGCGATCGCCTGCGATGGGATGATTATGAGTGTCGGCTGGGCAGGCGCGGCAAATTTGCTCTCCCAAGCTGGAACGAAAATGCGCTTCGATAACGGCTTGCAACAGTTCGTTCCCGATCGCTTACCTACGGGCGTGTTTGCCTGCGGACGGGTGAATGGCGTGTACGAATTCGATCGCAAGCTACTCGATGGTCGTCGGGCGGGATTGGAGGCGGCTGCTTTTCTGGGATTGACAGAACCAGTCGAAATCGCCGCCGCTTCTGGTTCAGAATCCCCCTCACATTCGTGGGCGATCGTAGAACATCCAGCAGGTAAGAACTTTGTCGATTTTGATGAAGACCTTCAGTTGAAAGATTTTCCGAATGCGATTCAGGAAGGATTTGACAATATTGAATTGCTGAAGCGATTTACCACTGTAGGCATGGGACCGAGCCAGGGTAAGCACTCTAACATGAATGCATTGCGAATTTTGGCACGCATTACGGGAAAATCTCCTGCTGAAGTGGGTACAACCACCGCTCGACCGTTCTTTCATCCAGTCCCCTTATCTCACTTAGCCGGACGGGGCTTTACGCCAGAGCGCTATACTCCTTTGCATAGTCGTCATGCTGCCTTGGGTGCTGAGTTCGTGCTGGCAGGGGTATGGCGACGACCTGAATTCTACACCCAACCTGGAAAGAGCCGCGAAGATTGCATTCGGGCTGAAGTGAAAGCCGTGCGGACTCGCGTAGGTGCGATCGATGTTGGGACGTTAGGAAAATTAGAATTGCGCGGGGCGGATGCTGCCGAGTTTTTAGAGCGAGTTTACACTGGACGCTACAGCAATTTGAAATTGGGGATGTCGCGCTATGCACTGATGCTAGACGAGACAGGCATAATTATTGACGATGGTGTCATTGCGCGACTGGGAGCCGAGCATTTTTATTTCACGACGACGACTTCCGGTGCAGCGACGATTTACCGAGAACTGTCGCGGCTGAATACGATGTGGGGGTTAGATTGCGGTTTGGTAAATTTAACTGGAGCGCGATCGGCAATGAACCTTGCTGGAGTTTATGCTCGCGATGTCTTGGCACAACTGACGGATTGCGATCTTTCCAGTGCTGCTTTTCCCTACTTGGCTGTACGAGAAGCATTGGTGGCGGGAATTGAAGCGATTTTAATCCGAGTTGGTTTTGTAGGCGAGTGGGGTTACGAAATTCACGTTGCGGCTGAGTCGGCTCCGGCTGTTTGGGATGCTCTTTTCGCCGCAGGTAAGGCTTACGGGATTGCGCCCTTTGGCGTGGAAGCACAACGGCTTTTGCGGTTGGAAAAAGGACATTTGATTGTCGGTCAAGATACCGATGGTTTGACAACTCCGAGGGAGGCTAATTTAGGATGGGCGGTTAAATTAGATAAGCCATTTTTCATCGGTCAGCGCAGCCTGCAAGCTATTGCTAAACGACCGATCGCGCAAAAGATAGTTGGTTTTACGCTCGACCCTAATCAAGGAACTGCGCCCCAAGAGTGTCATTTGGTCATCGATCGCGGTGAAATTGCAGGTCGCGTTACCAGTATTGCTTTTAGTCCCACGCTTCAGCAGTATATCGGACTTGCCTACGTCAAACCAGAATTAGGGGCGATCGGCGATCGCATTTCGATTCGTTTATCTGATGGCGCACTCGTTAAGGCAACAGTCAGTCCCACACCATTCTACGACCCTGAAAACCAACGCCAGCAAGAAACGGCACAACGCCAGGAGGCGATCGCATGA